A stretch of Nonomuraea africana DNA encodes these proteins:
- a CDS encoding acyl-ACP desaturase has protein sequence MVMSQTELLHELEPVVAGELDRHLKVAKEWFPHEYIPWSEGRNFDGIFEGDAWQESDSTIPEAARISLIVNLLTEDNLPSYHHEIATTFGRDGAWGTWVGRWTAEEGRHGVAIRDYLTVSRAVDPVALERARMVHMEGGFQTEYGTMLQQLAYVSFQELATRISHRNTGRASGDPTCERLLAKIAADENLHMLFYRNLLKAAFELDPNQTMRAVTDVVTTFQMPGSTIEGFTRKAMIIAHEGIYDLRLHLDDVLMPVLRQWAVFDKTDLDGDGAKARDELAAFLEKTEATATRFVERREERRARAAAMR, from the coding sequence ATGGTGATGAGTCAGACCGAACTCCTGCACGAGCTGGAGCCCGTGGTGGCGGGCGAGCTCGACCGCCACCTCAAGGTGGCCAAGGAGTGGTTCCCGCACGAGTACATCCCGTGGAGCGAGGGCCGCAACTTCGACGGCATCTTCGAGGGCGACGCCTGGCAGGAGTCCGACTCGACCATCCCCGAGGCGGCCCGCATCTCGCTCATCGTCAACCTGCTTACCGAGGACAACCTCCCCAGCTACCACCACGAGATCGCCACCACCTTCGGCCGCGACGGCGCGTGGGGCACCTGGGTGGGCCGCTGGACCGCCGAGGAGGGCAGGCACGGCGTCGCCATCCGCGACTACCTGACCGTCTCGCGCGCCGTGGACCCCGTCGCGCTGGAGCGCGCCCGCATGGTCCACATGGAGGGCGGCTTCCAGACCGAGTACGGCACCATGCTCCAGCAGCTGGCCTACGTCTCCTTCCAGGAGCTGGCCACCCGAATCTCGCACCGCAACACCGGCAGGGCCTCCGGCGACCCCACCTGCGAGCGGCTGCTCGCCAAGATCGCCGCCGACGAGAACCTCCACATGCTCTTCTACCGCAACCTGCTCAAGGCGGCCTTCGAGCTCGACCCGAACCAGACGATGCGCGCTGTCACCGACGTCGTGACGACCTTCCAGATGCCCGGCTCCACGATCGAGGGCTTCACCCGCAAGGCGATGATCATCGCCCACGAGGGCATCTACGACCTGCGCCTGCACCTCGACGACGTCCTCATGCCGGTGCTGCGCCAGTGGGCGGTCTTCGACAAGACCGACCTCGACGGCGACGGCGCGAAGGCCCGCGACGAGCTGGCCGCCTTCCTCGAGAAGACCGAGGCCACGGCCACCAGGTTCGTCGAGCGCAGGGAGGAGCGCAGGGCGCGCGCCGCCGCCATGCGATGA
- a CDS encoding NUDIX domain-containing protein produces MRPSVRGVLLDDDERLVVFRRTVPGRRLYWSVPGGHVEPGDASLEHTLHRELLEELGAVVSAVTPLTTLSYAYQGAVKTQHVYGCRLVSMDPALRHGPEWDDPTRGVYEVERLRLDPAEITSRHLVPEALGAYLAEHITSLPRLIHRSK; encoded by the coding sequence ATGCGACCGAGTGTCCGAGGTGTCCTGCTCGATGACGACGAGCGCCTCGTCGTCTTCCGGCGGACCGTCCCCGGCCGACGGCTGTACTGGTCGGTGCCGGGCGGGCACGTCGAGCCGGGAGACGCGAGCCTGGAGCACACCCTGCACAGGGAGCTGCTGGAGGAACTGGGCGCGGTCGTCTCCGCCGTCACGCCGCTGACCACCCTGTCCTACGCCTACCAGGGCGCGGTGAAGACCCAGCACGTGTACGGCTGCCGCCTGGTCTCCATGGACCCCGCCCTGCGCCACGGTCCCGAGTGGGACGACCCCACACGGGGCGTCTACGAGGTCGAGCGGCTGAGGCTCGACCCCGCCGAGATCACCTCCCGGCACCTGGTGCCCGAGGCGCTGGGCGCCTACCTGGCCGAGCACATCACCTCGCTGCCCCGCCTCATACATCGATCGAAGTAG
- a CDS encoding sensor histidine kinase: protein MSVSLARLDAVLAVLTMTCALASIASVGAPLTWSGTIPVAIALGLLLLARRRHPVVVLALSAAVLTGAQYAGLFGGGVIWPMTVAVFTAGLASLPWTAAICALTLAAAHAPAMDLARGGAELLWLALVLALAHGYRQHLRWRAEHEARLREAATTRLAEQRLQIARELHDVVAHTLTVVGLHLNVAAEADSLAEAQESIKVASGVRKKAMADLTSLIGVLRDVSGEPQPELSSIADLVSRAREAGLDVTLDERGDPTEVPAAQAMAAFRIVQEAMTNALKHSDARRLLVHLDYSARQVRVEVVDDGTGPVPYTEGHGLTGMRERVAALNGWLEIEADDGFAVRAGLPV, encoded by the coding sequence ATGTCCGTGTCCCTCGCGCGGCTCGACGCCGTGCTCGCCGTCCTCACCATGACCTGTGCCCTGGCCTCGATCGCCTCGGTGGGCGCCCCGCTGACCTGGAGCGGCACGATCCCCGTCGCGATCGCGCTCGGCCTGCTGCTGCTCGCCAGACGGCGGCACCCGGTGGTCGTGCTGGCGCTGTCGGCCGCGGTGCTGACCGGCGCCCAGTACGCCGGGCTGTTCGGGGGCGGCGTCATCTGGCCGATGACGGTGGCCGTCTTCACCGCCGGGCTGGCGAGCCTGCCCTGGACGGCCGCGATCTGCGCGCTCACGCTGGCCGCGGCGCACGCGCCCGCCATGGACCTGGCCAGGGGCGGGGCCGAGCTGCTCTGGCTCGCGCTCGTGCTGGCCCTGGCCCACGGTTATCGCCAGCACCTGCGCTGGCGTGCCGAGCACGAGGCCAGGCTGCGCGAGGCCGCCACCACCAGGCTGGCCGAGCAGCGGCTGCAGATCGCCCGCGAGCTGCACGACGTCGTCGCGCACACCCTCACCGTCGTCGGCCTGCACCTGAACGTCGCCGCCGAGGCCGACTCCCTGGCGGAGGCGCAGGAGTCCATCAAGGTCGCCTCGGGCGTCCGCAAGAAGGCGATGGCCGACCTCACGTCACTGATCGGCGTGCTGCGCGACGTGTCGGGCGAGCCCCAGCCCGAGCTCTCCTCGATCGCCGACCTGGTGTCGCGGGCGAGGGAGGCCGGGCTCGACGTCACCCTCGACGAGCGCGGCGACCCCACCGAGGTGCCCGCCGCGCAGGCGATGGCCGCCTTCCGCATCGTCCAGGAGGCGATGACCAACGCGCTGAAGCACTCCGACGCGCGCCGGCTGCTCGTCCACCTCGACTACTCCGCCCGCCAGGTGCGGGTCGAGGTGGTCGACGACGGCACCGGACCCGTCCCCTACACCGAGGGCCACGGCCTGACCGGCATGAGGGAGCGGGTCGCCGCGCTGAACGGCTGGCTGGAGATCGAGGCCGACGACGGCTTCGCGGTCAGGGCAGGATTGCCGGTATGA
- a CDS encoding response regulator — MTVNVLLADDQALVRAGFRALLAKDDEITVVGEAATGEEAVRQALRLRPDVVLMDIRMPGSDGIAATRRILAELPGCRIIILTTFDTDENVFDALRAGASGFLTKEVEPAELRRAVAVVHAGDSLLSPGVTRRVVERFANRPEPSASLDALTARELEVVGLIAAGLSNEEIARHLVISPLTVKTHITRAITKLGVRDRVQLVILAYENDLRSSISHR, encoded by the coding sequence ATGACCGTCAACGTGCTGCTCGCCGACGACCAGGCGCTGGTGCGCGCCGGCTTCCGCGCCCTGCTGGCCAAGGACGACGAGATCACCGTGGTCGGCGAGGCCGCCACGGGCGAGGAGGCCGTACGGCAGGCGCTGCGCCTCAGGCCCGACGTGGTGCTGATGGACATCCGGATGCCCGGCTCGGACGGCATCGCCGCCACCCGGCGCATCCTCGCCGAGCTGCCCGGCTGCCGGATCATCATCCTGACCACGTTCGACACCGACGAGAACGTCTTCGACGCGCTGCGCGCGGGCGCCAGCGGCTTCCTGACCAAGGAGGTCGAGCCCGCCGAGCTGCGCCGTGCGGTCGCCGTGGTCCACGCGGGCGACTCGCTGCTGTCGCCCGGCGTCACCCGCAGGGTGGTCGAGCGCTTCGCGAACCGGCCGGAGCCTTCGGCGTCCCTGGACGCGCTGACGGCACGCGAGCTCGAGGTCGTGGGCCTGATCGCCGCGGGCCTGTCGAACGAGGAGATCGCCCGCCACCTGGTCATCAGCCCGCTGACCGTCAAGACGCACATCACCCGCGCCATCACCAAGCTCGGCGTCAGGGACCGGGTCCAGCTGGTCATCCTCGCCTACGAGAACGACCTGCGGTCCTCCATCTCCCACAGGTGA
- a CDS encoding HAD-IIA family hydrolase gives MTERKPIQSWLSDMDGVLVHEGQPVAGADVFIKRLRDSGKSFRVLTNNSIYTPRDLAVRLRNAGLEVPEESIFTSALATARFLDDQRPGGSAYVIGESGLTTALHEVGYVLTDLDPDYVVLGETRTYSFTQITRAIRLIEGGARFIATNPDPVGPSNEGSLPACGAVAAMITKASGVEPYFVGKPNPMMMRHALNAIDGHSESTAMIGDRMDTDIVCGMEAGLYTILVLTGVTQRGQIDRFPYRPSRVAESVADLIDLV, from the coding sequence ATGACTGAGCGTAAGCCCATCCAGAGCTGGCTGTCCGACATGGACGGCGTCCTCGTGCACGAGGGCCAGCCCGTCGCGGGCGCCGACGTGTTCATCAAGCGCCTGCGCGACTCGGGCAAGAGCTTCAGGGTGCTCACGAACAACTCCATCTACACCCCGCGCGACCTCGCCGTACGGCTGCGCAACGCGGGCCTGGAGGTGCCCGAGGAGTCCATCTTCACCTCGGCCCTGGCCACCGCCCGCTTCCTCGACGACCAGCGTCCCGGCGGCTCGGCCTACGTGATCGGCGAGTCGGGGCTGACGACGGCGCTGCACGAGGTCGGCTACGTGCTCACCGACCTCGACCCCGACTACGTGGTGCTCGGCGAGACCAGGACCTACAGCTTCACCCAGATCACCAGGGCGATCAGGCTCATCGAGGGCGGCGCGCGGTTCATCGCCACCAATCCCGACCCGGTGGGGCCGTCGAACGAGGGCTCGCTGCCCGCTTGCGGCGCCGTGGCCGCGATGATCACCAAGGCGTCGGGCGTCGAGCCGTACTTCGTCGGCAAGCCCAACCCCATGATGATGCGCCACGCGCTGAACGCCATCGACGGCCACAGCGAGAGCACCGCGATGATCGGCGACCGCATGGACACCGACATCGTCTGCGGCATGGAGGCGGGCCTCTACACGATCCTGGTGCTCACCGGCGTGACCCAGCGCGGGCAGATCGACCGCTTCCCCTACCGGCCCTCGCGCGTGGCCGAGTCCGTGGCCGACCTGATCGACCTGGTCTGA
- a CDS encoding M20 metallopeptidase family protein gives MSLLESAQDMRDELVRLRHSLHQTPEVGLHLPITQEKVLAALDGLPLEISTGDSLSSITAVLRGGRPGPAVLLRGDMDALPVAERNDLPYISAHDGKMHACGHDLHTTMLAGAAHLLAGRRDELAGDVVFMFQPGEEGYEGAKHMIDEGVLDAAGSRAVAAYGMHVISAMLPPGMFSSRGGPLMAAADTLNVHVRGRGGHGSTPHRAQDPVPAACEMVTALQTLVTRAFDVFDPVVVTVGSFHAGTVDNVIPDDARFSATIRTFSKANRTRVKERAVQLVEGIAAAHGLRVEASFGMGYPVTVNTPDETAFAGDTIDALFGPGRFFVLPQPVTGSEDFSYVLEDVPGAFVFLGACPSDRDPADAPYNHSPEARFDDAVLPDGAALYASLALSRLSAGTAGPR, from the coding sequence ATGTCGCTTCTAGAATCCGCGCAGGACATGCGGGACGAGCTCGTCAGGCTCCGCCACTCCCTTCACCAGACCCCGGAGGTCGGCCTCCACCTGCCCATCACCCAGGAGAAGGTGCTGGCCGCCCTCGACGGCCTGCCGCTGGAGATCAGCACGGGCGACTCGCTCAGCTCGATCACCGCGGTGCTGCGCGGCGGCCGGCCGGGGCCCGCCGTCCTGCTGCGCGGCGACATGGACGCGCTGCCCGTGGCCGAGCGCAACGACCTGCCGTACATCTCCGCCCACGACGGCAAGATGCACGCCTGCGGGCACGACCTGCACACCACGATGCTCGCGGGCGCCGCGCACCTGCTCGCGGGACGGCGCGACGAGCTGGCCGGCGACGTGGTGTTCATGTTCCAGCCCGGCGAGGAGGGCTACGAGGGCGCCAAGCACATGATCGACGAGGGCGTCCTCGACGCCGCCGGATCGCGGGCCGTGGCCGCCTACGGCATGCACGTGATCTCGGCCATGCTGCCGCCCGGGATGTTCTCCTCGCGCGGCGGGCCCCTCATGGCCGCCGCCGACACGCTGAACGTCCATGTGCGGGGCCGCGGCGGCCACGGCTCCACCCCGCACCGCGCCCAGGACCCCGTTCCGGCCGCCTGCGAGATGGTCACCGCCCTGCAGACGCTGGTGACCAGGGCCTTCGACGTGTTCGACCCGGTCGTGGTGACCGTGGGCAGCTTCCACGCGGGAACCGTCGACAACGTCATCCCCGACGACGCCCGCTTCTCCGCCACGATCAGGACCTTCAGCAAGGCCAACAGGACCCGCGTCAAAGAGCGCGCCGTGCAGCTGGTAGAGGGCATCGCGGCGGCGCACGGCCTGCGGGTCGAGGCCTCCTTCGGCATGGGCTACCCGGTCACGGTCAACACCCCCGACGAGACCGCCTTCGCGGGCGACACCATCGACGCGCTGTTCGGGCCTGGCCGCTTCTTCGTCCTCCCCCAGCCGGTCACCGGCTCGGAGGACTTCTCCTACGTGCTGGAGGACGTTCCCGGCGCCTTCGTCTTCCTCGGCGCCTGCCCGAGCGACCGCGACCCCGCCGACGCGCCGTACAACCACTCGCCCGAGGCCCGGTTCGACGACGCCGTCCTGCCGGACGGCGCCGCCCTCTACGCCTCTCTCGCGCTGTCCAGGCTCTCCGCGGGTACGGCAGGCCCCCGATAG
- a CDS encoding nuclear transport factor 2 family protein, producing the protein MDEREVADRLEIAGVLARYARAIDTGEWDGLSAVFTADAVIDYRAAGGIAGGLAEVRAWLAEVLPHWPGRLHLIGAPVIDFVGGEAVVLAPFTDTLSPSREMVAAGAKGFCQGGGWYHHRMVRTPSGWRSRELVEEQAWRTIG; encoded by the coding sequence ATGGATGAACGAGAGGTGGCCGACCGGCTGGAGATCGCCGGTGTGCTGGCCCGCTACGCCAGGGCGATCGACACCGGCGAGTGGGACGGGCTCTCGGCGGTGTTCACCGCCGACGCGGTGATCGACTACCGGGCGGCGGGCGGGATCGCCGGCGGGCTGGCGGAGGTGCGGGCCTGGCTGGCCGAGGTGCTGCCGCACTGGCCGGGCCGCCTGCACCTGATCGGCGCGCCGGTGATCGACTTCGTCGGCGGCGAGGCCGTGGTCCTCGCGCCGTTCACCGACACGCTGTCGCCGTCGAGGGAGATGGTGGCCGCCGGCGCCAAGGGGTTCTGCCAGGGCGGCGGCTGGTACCACCACCGCATGGTCCGCACGCCGTCGGGGTGGCGCAGCCGGGAACTGGTGGAGGAGCAGGCCTGGCGGACGATCGGGTGA
- a CDS encoding aminotransferase class IV has translation MITVIDGSVAGPDAALPMLARNGHFTAMQVRDRRTRGLELHLARLQAANLELYGEQLDTELVLDSIRTGLGDDIRDASVRVYVLEAERPHVFVTVRPPQEVATTPRSVMSVVHQRFLPHIKHTGGFAQGYFGARAAAAGFDEALFTTAEGLVSEGTITNLGCFDGTTVIWPDAPMLHGIAMQVMERELLAAGIPQDRHPVRVGDLPSFAAVFLTNSHGVVMVGRLEDRPLPLDEAFAARLLGLYANAPQEKL, from the coding sequence GTGATCACCGTCATCGACGGCAGCGTCGCGGGACCCGACGCCGCTCTCCCCATGCTGGCCCGCAACGGGCACTTCACCGCCATGCAGGTGCGCGACCGGCGCACCCGGGGACTCGAGTTGCACCTGGCCCGCCTCCAAGCGGCCAACCTCGAGCTCTACGGCGAGCAGCTCGACACCGAGCTGGTCCTCGACTCGATCAGGACCGGGCTCGGCGACGACATCCGCGACGCCAGCGTGCGGGTCTACGTGCTGGAGGCCGAGCGGCCGCACGTGTTCGTCACCGTGCGGCCGCCCCAGGAGGTCGCCACTACGCCGAGGAGCGTCATGTCCGTCGTCCACCAGCGCTTCCTGCCGCACATCAAGCACACCGGCGGCTTCGCCCAGGGCTACTTCGGCGCGCGGGCCGCGGCGGCCGGCTTCGACGAGGCGCTGTTCACCACGGCCGAGGGCCTGGTCTCCGAGGGCACGATCACCAACCTGGGCTGCTTCGACGGCACCACGGTGATCTGGCCCGACGCGCCGATGCTGCACGGCATCGCCATGCAGGTGATGGAGCGGGAGCTGCTGGCGGCCGGCATTCCGCAGGACCGTCACCCCGTCAGGGTCGGCGACCTGCCCTCCTTCGCGGCGGTCTTCCTCACCAACTCCCACGGCGTGGTCATGGTGGGCAGGCTGGAGGACCGGCCGCTCCCGCTCGACGAGGCGTTCGCGGCCCGCCTGCTCGGGCTCTACGCGAACGCGCCGCAGGAGAAGCTCTAG